A window of Bacillota bacterium genomic DNA:
CCCCAGGAATGTGGGGCTTAAACCTTTTGTCGGGATTTAGAGATTCTTCATGTTTTCTTCTGATTCCTTTGATACCATTAGATTATGCCAAATTCCTGTCTAACACTGAGGAGGGAGAAGGGTGAAAGCCTCCATTCTTTTGGTAGAGGACGAGCCCCAGATTTGTCGAGTGGTAAAGGCTTACCTAGAGCAAGCGGATTACACCGTAACCACGGCCAACAACGGTAAAGACGCCCTCAGGCTGGCCACCGGGGAATCCTTCGACTTAATCATTCTGGACCTAATGCTCCCGGGAATCTCCGGCGAGGAGATCTGCCAGCGAGTGCGCCATCAGTCCGATGTCCCTGTTATTATGCTCACCGCCAAGAGCGGAGAAGAACAGCGCATCGTCGGCTTAGAGTTGGGTGCCGATGATTATATTGTCAAGCCCTTTAGTCCTAGGGAGTTGGTGGCCCGGGTCAAAGCCCTGCTTCGAAGAACCTCGGGCAATACCACGGGAGTGATGGCGGAAATCCTCCGGTTCGATCAGGGACGGCTGGAGATTCACCTTGGTGCCAAGGAAGTCCGGGTCGACGGTGAAGTGGTAAAGCTTACCCCCACGGAGTTCAAGCTCTTGGAGGTAATGGCCCGACAACCGGGACACACCTTCAGTCGAAGCCAACTGGTGGATCTAGCCCTAGGATACGACTTTTCCGGTTACGACGACACAATTTACGCCCATATTAAGAACCTCCGGCGGAAAATCGAGCCCGATCCCAGCAACCCCAAATACATCGAAACGGTGTATGGCCTGGGGTATCGATTCACTACCACTTGAATTTCGCCGATTCTTTCCGTGGATGTCTGCAGCCTGTGAAGTAGGTGAAGTTATGCCCCATAAGCCAAAGCGGTCCCTGCGCCAACACATCGTTTTTAGTCATATTTTGGTTTCTTTATTGCTCATTGCCATCACAGTGGTGGCTGCCAATGCCTATCTCAACCGACAGTTTACCCATTATCTCCGGGCTAACGTCGAGGAGAGAAACAACCGGATTATGCAGCAATTACAGGGAGTGTATAAATCCTCCCACAGCTGGACCGATGTTG
This region includes:
- a CDS encoding response regulator transcription factor, which gives rise to MKASILLVEDEPQICRVVKAYLEQADYTVTTANNGKDALRLATGESFDLIILDLMLPGISGEEICQRVRHQSDVPVIMLTAKSGEEQRIVGLELGADDYIVKPFSPRELVARVKALLRRTSGNTTGVMAEILRFDQGRLEIHLGAKEVRVDGEVVKLTPTEFKLLEVMARQPGHTFSRSQLVDLALGYDFSGYDDTIYAHIKNLRRKIEPDPSNPKYIETVYGLGYRFTTT